A single Orcinus orca chromosome 2, mOrcOrc1.1, whole genome shotgun sequence DNA region contains:
- the DMAC2L gene encoding ATP synthase subunit s, mitochondrial isoform X2: MMLFGKISQQFCGLKKLPRSRDSRYFWGWLNAVFNKVDHERIRDVGPDRAASEWLLRCGALVRYHGQERWQKDYNHLPTGPLDKYKIQAIDATDSCIMSIGFDHMGLQHVEKIRLCKCHYIEDDCLERLSQLENLQKSMLEMEIISCGNVTDKGVIALHHLRNLKYLFLSDLPGIKEKEKIVQVFKTSLPSLELKLDLK; this comes from the exons ATGATGCTGTTTGGAAAAATTTCCCAGCAGTTCTGTGGCTTAAAGAAACTCCCAAGGTCACGTGACTCCCGATACTTCTGGGGCTGGCTGAATGCAGTGTTTAATAA AGTGGATCATGAACGCATCCGGGATGTTGGCCCTGACAGGGCAGCGTCCGAGTGGCTGCTGCGCTGTGGGGCTCTGGTGCGCTACCACGGCCAGGAGAGGTGGCAGAAGGACTACAACCACCTCCCAACAGGCCCTCTGGACAAATACAAGATTCAGGCAATTGATGCCACTGATTCTTGTATCATGAGCATTGGATTTGATCACATGG gcCTACAGCATGTTGAAAAAATAAGGCTATGCAAGTGTCACTATATTGAGGATGACTGCTTGGAGAGACTTAGTCAActtgaaaatttacaaaaaagcatgttggaaatggaaataatttcatgTGGGAATGTCACAGACAAAGGTGTCATTGCTTTGCATCATTTAAG AAACCTCAAGTATTTGTTTTTAAGTGATCTTCCtggcataaaagaaaaagaaaaaattgtccaAGTCTTTAAAACATCACTGCCTTCTCTGGAACTAAAATTAGACTTGAAGTAA
- the DMAC2L gene encoding ATP synthase subunit s, mitochondrial isoform X1, whose product MMLFGKISQQFCGLKKLPRSRDSRYFWGWLNAVFNKVDHERIRDVGPDRAASEWLLRCGALVRYHGQERWQKDYNHLPTGPLDKYKIQAIDATDSCIMSIGFDHMEGLQHVEKIRLCKCHYIEDDCLERLSQLENLQKSMLEMEIISCGNVTDKGVIALHHLRNLKYLFLSDLPGIKEKEKIVQVFKTSLPSLELKLDLK is encoded by the exons ATGATGCTGTTTGGAAAAATTTCCCAGCAGTTCTGTGGCTTAAAGAAACTCCCAAGGTCACGTGACTCCCGATACTTCTGGGGCTGGCTGAATGCAGTGTTTAATAA AGTGGATCATGAACGCATCCGGGATGTTGGCCCTGACAGGGCAGCGTCCGAGTGGCTGCTGCGCTGTGGGGCTCTGGTGCGCTACCACGGCCAGGAGAGGTGGCAGAAGGACTACAACCACCTCCCAACAGGCCCTCTGGACAAATACAAGATTCAGGCAATTGATGCCACTGATTCTTGTATCATGAGCATTGGATTTGATCACATGG aaggcCTACAGCATGTTGAAAAAATAAGGCTATGCAAGTGTCACTATATTGAGGATGACTGCTTGGAGAGACTTAGTCAActtgaaaatttacaaaaaagcatgttggaaatggaaataatttcatgTGGGAATGTCACAGACAAAGGTGTCATTGCTTTGCATCATTTAAG AAACCTCAAGTATTTGTTTTTAAGTGATCTTCCtggcataaaagaaaaagaaaaaattgtccaAGTCTTTAAAACATCACTGCCTTCTCTGGAACTAAAATTAGACTTGAAGTAA
- the DMAC2L gene encoding ATP synthase subunit s, mitochondrial isoform X3 — MMLFGKISQQFCGLKKLPRSRDSRYFWGWLNAVFNKVDHERIRDVGPDRAASEWLLRCGALVRYHGQERWQKDYNHLPTGPLDKYKIQAIDATDSCIMSIGFDHMGNSPIICYGKCRRPTAC, encoded by the exons ATGATGCTGTTTGGAAAAATTTCCCAGCAGTTCTGTGGCTTAAAGAAACTCCCAAGGTCACGTGACTCCCGATACTTCTGGGGCTGGCTGAATGCAGTGTTTAATAA AGTGGATCATGAACGCATCCGGGATGTTGGCCCTGACAGGGCAGCGTCCGAGTGGCTGCTGCGCTGTGGGGCTCTGGTGCGCTACCACGGCCAGGAGAGGTGGCAGAAGGACTACAACCACCTCCCAACAGGCCCTCTGGACAAATACAAGATTCAGGCAATTGATGCCACTGATTCTTGTATCATGAGCATTGGATTTGATCACATGGGTAACTCCCCTATCATTTGTTATGGGAAATGCAG aaggcCTACAGCATGTTGA